A part of Larkinella insperata genomic DNA contains:
- a CDS encoding Hsp20/alpha crystallin family protein, with translation MKPIENTLQGMGGQFDLLNTLYGGSSMTRMETEQESDRLVIKLSAPGVGPDAFNVLIDGKKLVLYTLLQQKNVSEGQSLAVPMFLRVIDIPDFVDAEHIEATQEEGHVLVHLPFKDGQHFQRRVEIQNLF, from the coding sequence ATGAAACCGATAGAAAATACACTGCAGGGAATGGGAGGACAGTTTGATTTACTGAATACTCTGTATGGTGGATCGAGCATGACCCGTATGGAAACCGAGCAGGAATCAGACCGGTTGGTAATTAAGTTATCCGCGCCCGGCGTTGGTCCGGATGCGTTTAACGTGTTGATCGACGGGAAAAAACTGGTTTTATATACATTACTTCAACAAAAAAACGTGTCGGAAGGTCAAAGTCTGGCTGTACCGATGTTTTTGAGGGTTATTGATATCCCGGATTTTGTTGATGCTGAGCATATCGAGGCTACCCAGGAAGAAGGCCATGTGCTGGTTCATCTGCCGTTCAAAGACGGGCAGCATTTCCAGCGCCGGGTAGAGATTCAGAATCTGTTCTGA